TAACAAGAAACAAGAATCGACCCAAAAATAGCACCAAGAAACAGAGGCACACAACAAAAATCGAGAGAGGAGAGAGCAAATTGGACCTTTGAATAAGAACCAACACCATAAATCTTCTCGAGTTGAAAATCTTGGATGCTGAAATTCTCCTGTGGGGCTCTGAATGCAAAACTCTTAGATCTCAGAGGCGTATCACTGCTCTCAACCTTGAGCTTCGAATCAAAATCCTTCTCCATCGATCCTCCCTCTTCCTCCATCAATGCCAATTCCCCCAAAATCCCCTAACTCTCACATGCAGAGAACATGGTaaatatctctctctctctctctagctttggaaaaaaagaaaatctgGGAAAGTGAAAAGGGGGAAGCGAAGACCGTTGAACAGCAGGAAATCAATCGCGGAAACCTGAGAGACGACAGCACATCAAAACGTCAAATCAAGAATTTTTACGCTACGCATATATTCctgttttctctctctctccccccaACTCGAATAGTCCCGAGAAAGCGAATGATTCCATACACAAATTAATGTAtgtatgaaattgaatcgatgTATTGTGGTTTTCctgaatattaattattcttgGGTGAAAAAGGTGGGAGCTTTATGAATTTTTGCGAGGCCCGAAAAAGGGAAAGGCTATGAATGTGGGATGAATGGGATTCGGAGGGGAAGAGAGTGTGTCTGCATGTATGGAGATCGACGAGcacatgaaattgaatgatgGCCACCATCTATTTCTCacatttctatatatacacatattgcatgtttaaatataTGATAATACAATTGCGAATAATCAATCTTGTCCATTTTTGTGGaatatatataactatatgAATAGTAGTATTGTATGGTTTGGTATTTGGTTAGCCGGTAACCGACACTCGAACGGATTAATGTCGTTTATCGGTTAACTGGTAACcgatttcttttttattttgatttaagttTGGTGTTTTAGTTTTTGGCTTATTTTAACtgataatataatttatttatttttttggttgatgTCTCCATTTAAATTGGTTAACCGATTAGCTAATCGATCGATTAGTAGGCTAGCCGAATAGCTAatcggtttggttcggttaCTGTTagaattttcacaaaattgtAGTAATTGATTAAACGGTAATAGGTTTGCATATTAATTGCACCAATCAATTAACTATTCCTAGACTCTTAGGATGTATTATTGTCGTCGGTCTTGAGGAATATATATAAGCATAATAACTTTGTACATGTTCACAATAATATAGTTACGAATTAGTTCAATAGAGATTAATTTTGCCACGGAAAAGGAAGACTCACTAGACTAAAATCGTATATTACATTTTCTATTGTATAATATCTATTCGACAAAACAACGTTCATAAGACTCAATCTTATCTAATGCATCAAACTGAACGTCATCGTCGTACCAAGACTAACTTTTGTAATATTAAGATTAAGCATTGGGCCAATCTACTATATGAAccatatttaatactatattgaGTATTAAATTGAAGATCGTGGTATATCGCATCATTATTAATTGcacatatataaatggaaTTATactagaaaaatgaattgttagTAATTTAGCAGGTGTAAATAGCttcaacaaagaaaaacaaatgaacCCTCACATGTTTAAATCATGTTTGTGAGCATGTATGAAAGTTgctatatattttgtgtttcactttgattttaatcatttataaaatatactaataaaatacattgaaaatattaacttATTTGTCAAAgtatatttcataatttaaggAGGAGATGGTAGTGGATCTTGAAACTTTATCCAAAGTCATAGCTCAAAGAtctaattttaagatttggGCCTTGTATAACATGATCCGGATCTATGGTTCATGTTTCGAGACTTAGATCCAATCGCGACCCACCTAGAGACCCGATTTATGCACTAacaatttgtcattttggttcgtcccaAATAACgaaccaaataaaattatcattctatttttagtaattttttatcataattagtttatttaccgaatacaaattactaaatattagaaaaaaaatcaattttcaaagCTGTTCGTATCTGATCAAAACTGTTCATAGCAAAAGTCCCtccaaagcaaaaaaaattcacagcAGGAGGTAGAAATATActagcaaaataaaaatacaattttcaaAGTATTCAAATTTACTATACATCCCACCCATCACTTCTCCTACCAAACTCCAGCTTCCTATCACTTAAACTCCCATACATTTCAGCAAACATCTGCAAACACTTGCTTCTCACCCCATAGTGAGCCTGAGTGTTCTTGCTGATCGCCACTCCCGTAAACTTCGACGTGTCGATCGCCCATGCGGGCCTCACGTACTCCACCGATGTTGACCCCGAGCTCGCGTTCGCATACAAATAGTTCATGAGGACATCCTCGCAGTTGAAAAACTTATCGACCAACGCCCTACCCGGAGCGGCTCGCTCGCTCCAATACCTCTCAAACGCTACCTGGCTGTCGAAGAAGGCGGCCCCCGTCAAGATGATGTTGTACCCGTTGTGCTTGCGTGCGTGCTTCTCGGCTCTGTACTTCAACGGGGCACCATTGGCGAGGCGGGGGTAGAAACCGACGATCCGGTCCGGACGCTCGCGCCAAACCCGAAATCCGCGCTCCACATCATTGCATGTCATCATGATGTCGTCGTCCAGCTCTAGGACCGCTCGGGTCTTGATGAGCGGGTCGACCCTGAACCGGTTGTTCAGCGAGTTTTTCTTCTCCACCCGTATCCTCACCGGGACCGCCGAGTCAAAATCACTCGGCAGCGGAGGCTCTCCTTTGTTCCACACCACGACGATCTCCCTCACCGAGGAGCATCTCGAGTAGTGCTTCACGTACATGTTCAGATTCCATAGTCGAGCATCGTAGGTCATTGTTAGGAGAGTGAACTGAGAGTAGTGATCGTTAATCGGATAGGCTTCTTGCGCGCCATTCCCTCCATATATGTATTTCACTGCAGTGCACGTCAGTGTCACGGCCACCATGATCATCAAAGCGAGGACAAACGTAGCAAGGCAGGTGTTTGACCTTGTTCTGGTACGAAGAGTCGAGCTTGCTCTGTTCAAACGACTGCAAAAAAGTCTGACCTTTGAAGATAAGTTTGGCCTCTCCCAAGCCAAGACAGCGACTGTGTCGCTCCTCTTCCCCATGTTGTGAGGACACCAACTCAACGGTACAATACCCCTCACGGCCCCAACTAGGATACCGACGAGTACAATCAATGCAGCAACTGAAACAACTGAGGCCGATCCCAGAATAAAACGATGAATGGAATCTCCTGAAGGGACTCGGTCCCCATCAACGACAGCAATCCATTCACCCGAACTCAGCTGCTGCACATCTAGGTGATGGCTGCGCGCACCGTTCCAAGAATTTACTCCCTTATTTGAATCTTCAAGACTGAAGGGAACATTCACCTCTTTAAATTCATCAGTGGTCAAAGCTTCGATTTTGAACAGACGAGTTTTGCGACCGTACGTCTCGCCACAGTCTTGACCAACACGATATAGATCTCCGTTATACACAAAAGGCCTGCCTCCATTCCGAGCTCCCATAGTCTTGTATGTGTTGTATATGGGATTCTTTTTATGAGGCTTCCAAGGGCCAAGAGGCGAGTCACTATACCAAATCTCGAGCTGGCCGTTTTGCTCTGTGCCAATCCAACTATTGTCTGAGCCAAAAAGCCACAATTTACCCTCATGTGCAATGATGGAGGAGTCAATAAGTggtcttttcaaaattatcttctCAAGTGTCCATTTCAACGGGAAGCTAGTTGCACGATACAGACGGACGTCACCATTGCCACTGCCCTCAGGAACCATATATATCTGCAAggaacaaataaaattgaagaagtcgagaaatgaaaatgtatCAACAATACGCATGCTGCTCAAAGTTGGGATCTTACGTTTCCACTGTAATCAAAGACATAAGGATAAGAAAGGTGCCATTCTTCATCTAGAGCGATACCCAACGGCTGCCATGTCACTCCCTTGTCTACACTCTGTGCAACTCCAATATCTCCATGCCATGTAACTGAATTTTTCGTCTCATAAAAGAGGTAGAGGACATCACCCTGAATCATTCGATCGAAAAGAACATCAATGTAACATGTCGGAAAAGAATACAGACAGGCATGTAAGAGCATATGCAGGAACTGAATCAGCACTGTTTAATGGGAAATCCAAACATTCGGAAAGCAAACTACCAGATTATATATGCAATAATAGGCATCAAAAGGTGGTAAGGAGCACAACAAGAGATAAGTGAGAATTCCATGCTCATGATGAAGACCAATTAATTAACCATCTCGTTGAGTCTAAAACTGTCCTGGAAGTGTTAATTGCTAAGGGTAATCCTAGTTTAGTGAAGGGTTTAGCATACTAACTTTTAGCAACATAATCATGATCTTACTTCTTATTTTAGCTCCACTCCAATTCGACAGAAGTTTATTAATTCCCTCATCAAGAATCTTTAGTTATTAATGTTAATTACTATGTAATAAAGGATAAGAGAAATATTTCTTtgagagaataaaggagaggCACTacattattgttttgtttccCAGCCAGTTTTCTAGTTAGAATACATCTCCTTTTCACAACCATAGTTGGAACATGCTGTCCAACAAACAAAGGATATAAACTAAATCCACTTAAcattacaaattaatttttttatcctcTCATCCGATATCCAGTTTACACCTTTATACTCTGCTTTATTCATCAGAGCATCCTTCCCACTTCAGATCAGGACAAAACAAGTAATAGAAAATCCCATGGGGCACTAATaacaatatgaaatatttttcagtCAAGAGTATTTCATTGGGACCATCAGAAACAATACAACTCATTTTAAGCCATTGAAACGATAAAAATGATCGTCTAGAGAATTTGAAAGCAGACATAATAGCCAATTCAACTGCAGAAATGATTTAACAGAATATAGTCTCAAAAAGAGCAATAGCAGAACTGTATCAAATCTTGAGAAGCAAAGCAAGCGATCAGAGATtgcttttcaaatttcaacagAGAGAAATActacaaaacataaaatttaccTGTATATAAAGAAAGGGGTCGGCAACGAAGTTGCTGGGAAATCCAGCATCAGTAAGAGAGGCACAAGTCATCACTGGGTTGGCTACAGGCCATGCTGCACTCTTATCCTTCCACACATTCATCTGCAACCCAGTTTCAACAAGTGGTGATGAGGAATACCATTTCAATTACCACAAACTCATGGACTCAACACTTATATGATACTAATCAAAGTCTTAGATAGCATAAATAATGCTAAGCCAGAGTAATTCACATGCTTAATCACAACTCTTGGTAGTCAATCTAGAATTccaaaaacagaaaacacaAAAGAGAAAGGCCATGGATCACATGCACACACATCTTTCTAGtgttgaaaatttgagagaaacAATACTCTATTCagtttatgtttttcttttacatCAAAACTGTACCTAATAAAGTTCTAAtcttaaataatactagtacctCAAAATTGTGGAACCACTACaggaaagggaaaaaattaatatagggGGAAAATTATCTGCATCCCCTGTAAAATTGAACTTTGCTTAATTTTCAATCTACTCCTAATTCaagagttttcatttttgtacaTCAACTAAATCACACTAAAAAGAAGGAATTTAGACTTAGTTTTCTcttgaatagtcaaacttcGCTCAGCCCTGAtgaagtagagagagaaacattACACATTGATGCtgaaatcaaaaaaaaaaaattgacttttAAACCCATTTTCTACCAAAAATAACTCCAGAAATTAGAATTGCAACGAAAGCCGAAAACCCAGGATCCAGAAAGAAAgcttctctctctacaaacATACACAcacttatatatacatacGTGAATTgggaagaaagagagaaactcACAGATTCAATAGGTCTGAGAGAGAAAGGGGAGTCCCCATAGAAGACGCCTAGGGCCCAGGAGCCCTCGCTGTCGTCCAAACAACCAATCGCCGCGATCCCCTGGCGCACGTTAGGCGTGACCATGTACCTCCCATACAAACTCCCAATCGCCCCCAAAACCACAAACGACGACAAAAAATACGCAAAAGTTGACGACAGCGCACACGCCTCGCTATTCTTCCCGCCTCCCTGCCACCGCCACCCTCCCATTTACTcctatttttaattccaattaaccaaaaattaaaCCAACTTTCGACGCCGCAGCCGCCGGAGAATCCTCACCGCCGGAGCGCCGCCTCTGCATGCAACGGAAAAACTCGAATTCCCTGCATTAATTATCgaaattctgaaaaaaaaatctcctttccttttttttactttttgattTCAATTTCGATTTCAATTTCGAATTAGAGAGTTTTGgattgatgaaaattgaaatggtaATGCGACACAGAGAGTGGGGAAGGTAATGAAATTGACGGACAGTGTTGAATGAGTTGGCGGTAGGGATTGGAGGGTGGTGGATTGCTGGATTTGGGGGTTTGGCACCTTCTCTATTTCTCCAATTTCATATCCATCTCTTTTTTCAGTGTTTCAGAATTTAGATATActctcaatctctctctctctctgcaaaTATGCGAGAACACGGTTTTAGCGCTTTTTGCTATCCAATGCCGAAATTCTTAGCGATTTACGATGTAATTAGTGAAAATGCGAGATCATAATCTCTTGATTACGGCTGACTAATTAGATTCTCAGCTAATTGGATTTTTTATTTCgtaatttaattgtaattacaCTAggaaaatattcttattttggCATCAAATTAAATGCAGTTCTCCTATTTTTTCCAATGGATTGCTACCTAATTAATGCTCGtcatatttgaattaataagGAATTATAGTgcaatcttttttttattttgacacGTATAAAGATGTAATATTAAAAGGTGTGAATAGTGAAGGCCAATTGTCACTGCATTTACCAAACAATACGATATCAATTTTAGCCTTTACTTTTGTGATGAACAAGAAATTGCTTATAACCATTCTTCACAATCGATCACTACATTTggacataaattaaattgtaggAGTATTCAAATTTTAGGCTTTATTTGTTTCTAGTGTTAATTGCTATTTTTGCGTGGTTGGTAAGAATGATGTAAATGTGCTACAAACAAAATGTATATCGGTTCCAAACCGGCAATACTCCAATGGAatgtagtaatttatttttaaaaataacgtTGGTTCCAATAATTATTCAAAGAGACATTATTTCCTACACGTTTGCAGGTTTGAAGAATTTGTTACTTctaaatctaaaatttattcaaattttatgggtcaaacaaaatataaggtatttttcattttaggtttATATAGGAAACTAGATTTGATTTACACAGAGAATATATATGCGTTGTTTCAAATTAGGACtttatttaactaaattataGAGTATTCACTTCAttgtcaaaattgaaattacaatattttatgtttatatgaTATATCAAATGATAGTGCGTAATATTATCTTTTTGTGTAACTTTATGCTGTgtggaaattttaattatataaatattagtagtataaatggagtaatattttatttgtttgatctTTGATGATGGACGTTTTACTCGTAATTTTAGTATTCATGCAacctaatttttattaattttgagtaTGACAATTGACAcgtttttaaaataataaattaataataataataatatttttgtacatGATGGCTTACACTCCCCTCTAGTATATTTATAGGTATTATTGtcaattaatagtaatttatttttatcagcaagaaaattttgaaaatattatgtgcTTAAAATGTGTATGGTATTCTATTAAATACAATGGTATTTATACTTAAAAAACGTTGACTCTTACTTGTAATTTGTGGCACTTAGGTATTTAGTCAGAAGCAATATTTTAAACGAAAAGC
The genomic region above belongs to Salvia hispanica cultivar TCC Black 2014 chromosome 3, UniMelb_Shisp_WGS_1.0, whole genome shotgun sequence and contains:
- the LOC125209314 gene encoding glucosamine inositolphosphorylceramide transferase 1-like codes for the protein MGGWRWQGGGKNSEACALSSTFAYFLSSFVVLGAIGSLYGRYMVTPNVRQGIAAIGCLDDSEGSWALGVFYGDSPFSLRPIESMNVWKDKSAAWPVANPVMTCASLTDAGFPSNFVADPFLYIQGDVLYLFYETKNSVTWHGDIGVAQSVDKGVTWQPLGIALDEEWHLSYPYVFDYSGNIYMVPEGSGNGDVRLYRATSFPLKWTLEKIILKRPLIDSSIIAHEGKLWLFGSDNSWIGTEQNGQLEIWYSDSPLGPWKPHKKNPIYNTYKTMGARNGGRPFVYNGDLYRVGQDCGETYGRKTRLFKIEALTTDEFKEVNVPFSLEDSNKGVNSWNGARSHHLDVQQLSSGEWIAVVDGDRVPSGDSIHRFILGSASVVSVAALIVLVGILVGAVRGIVPLSWCPHNMGKRSDTVAVLAWERPNLSSKVRLFCSRLNRASSTLRTRTRSNTCLATFVLALMIMVAVTLTCTAVKYIYGGNGAQEAYPINDHYSQFTLLTMTYDARLWNLNMYVKHYSRCSSVREIVVVWNKGEPPLPSDFDSAVPVRIRVEKKNSLNNRFRVDPLIKTRAVLELDDDIMMTCNDVERGFRVWRERPDRIVGFYPRLANGAPLKYRAEKHARKHNGYNIILTGAAFFDSQVAFERYWSERAAPGRALVDKFFNCEDVLMNYLYANASSGSTSVEYVRPAWAIDTSKFTGVAISKNTQAHYGVRSKCLQMFAEMYGSLSDRKLEFGRRSDGWDV